GGCAACCTGACCACGAGTTATGATTTTCCGGTGACGCCGGGAGCCTATGACACTCTGATCAACAACGATGGTCAGCCTTCGCAGACGTCAGACTTGTTTCTTGTTCGGATGGACCGCTCACTTTCGACGGTGTTGTATGGGACATTCTTCGGCGGGTGGGGAAACGATGAGGGTAACACGGCGTATTTCGTGCATCCGGACACGGTGTGGTTCGGGGGCCGGACCAGCTCGGGAGATTTGCCGACTACGCCCAATGCAATTCAGCCGCTGCCGGGCGGGATCGGCGACGGCTGGTTCGCCTGCTTCGCTCTACCGCCTGTAGATACAACGTTCGTCACGACCTCACCCTTCCTTCCCAGTGAATTCACGTTTTCCGTCTATCCCAATCCATTCAATCCGACGGCGACGTTGTTGTTCACGTTGTCCCAATCGTCAGTTGTGGATCTTCATATTTACAATCTGCTCGGTCAAGAGGTCTATGCTGCCGGTTTGGGTCGTCTTTCTGCAGGAGAGCATCGGCACGTCTTCGATGCTTCCGATCTTCCTTCGGGAGTGTACTTCGCCGGGCTTTCGGCAGGGGGAATGACGAAAACACGGAAGCTCATCGTACTCAAATAATCCCCCCCTTGATCCCCCCACGAAGTGGGGGGAGACGAAGGTCTGCTTTTCGGATTTTCAGTTTTTCAGCTTTTCTTCACTCCCCCCTACCCCCCCCCCCGAAAACGGAGGGGAGAAGGGATTCTGCTTGGCGAAGAGAATAGCCATAGATATTGCATACGTTACCGTGGCTTCAGGGAAGATAGCCCATGAAATACGATGAGAACCGTGGCTGAACAGGGTAATCTTGACTTTTCCCGATGGAAGTGGTAAATTATTGTTTTCCGTAACAGAGGTCTTGTAGAACCTTATGCGACTTGCCATCCTCACGAGCGGCGGGGACTGCCCCGGCCTGAATGCCGTCATCCGCGCCGTCGTCCGCACCGCCACCGACCGCTACGGCTGGGAATGCGTCGGGATCAAACACGGCTGGAAGGGACTCGCAACCGGCGAAATGATTCCGCTGCCCGCCCGGGCCGTGTCGGGGATTCTGTACCGGGGCGGGACGATCCTCGGAACGGCCCGCTTCAATCCCATGAAAGACAAGGAGACCACCGCGCGGATCCTCGAGAATCTGGTCCTCCACCAAATCGGCGCGGTGATCGTGGTGGGGGGAGACGGAACCCTGCGGGCCAGTCACGAAGTCGCGCAACTGGGGGTGAATGTCGTCGGCGTGCCCAAGACGATTGACAACGACATCGCCGCCACCGACGTGACGTTCGGTTTCCACACCGCCGTGCAGATCGTCACCGATGCCATTGACCGCCTGCACTCCAC
This sequence is a window from bacterium. Protein-coding genes within it:
- a CDS encoding T9SS type A sorting domain-containing protein, encoding MVWDSERVIVTGTSYSDDFPLTPAAYDTSLTGGSDAFVSIVHLPGTLEYSTLLGGSGADEAKGVAVANNSIVVLGNLTTSYDFPVTPGAYDTLINNDGQPSQTSDLFLVRMDRSLSTVLYGTFFGGWGNDEGNTAYFVHPDTVWFGGRTSSGDLPTTPNAIQPLPGGIGDGWFACFALPPVDTTFVTTSPFLPSEFTFSVYPNPFNPTATLLFTLSQSSVVDLHIYNLLGQEVYAAGLGRLSAGEHRHVFDASDLPSGVYFAGLSAGGMTKTRKLIVLK